The segment TAGCTTACACGGTAATATGGAGCTCAAGATCTCTTTCGTTAAGAAGGGCAACGATATCCTATCTAGTTGCGGTTCCTTCACTGTTTTCTTTTCTTCCAATTTATTTTCTAGTAAATGATAACAGATTCATGGAAATCATAATGAACATGGTCATGCCGTCAGTTTTTGGAATAGTTCTGACAAATCCTTATTCATTACCTATTTTTGTCCTGTCCTTAGCTTTTTCAATTTATCTATCAACAGTAATAGCTTTAAGTGGAAACCCCTACGCCGGTTTAGGATATTTTATGGTAGTTACAACAGCATTTTTAGGAGTGAATGGCTATCACCTTTTATTATACATGATATATCCCATGGTTGGCACGATCCTTATGAACGTCAAGGGTGGAGAACGAAGTCTCTCGTATAGAATTAGGCAAATAATTAGGCTAATAAATTTTTAAATTTTTTAAACCCTTCCTAAGCCGCGTAGAGATAGGACTTCTTTCTATATAAATTGATAAACAGTCCAACGATCAAATCTTAATATAAGCTAGATCTCATAATAACAATGTGAAGCTCAATGCCCTTAAAAGTAAGAATAGGCAATAACGAGGTGAGAGTGCTTAGGTCATCCGACCTTTATTTCGTGCAGAAACTCCTTAAAGCTATGCGGAACCCCAAAACTAAGTTCAACAGCAGGGAATTTACAACCAAGGGTGAAGAGTATCTGTTCAACTATGTAAGTAAAAACGTAGGAGGAGTAGATGAAGGTAGAAGAAATTTCTTAAAGGGTATCGTGATAGGTGTTGCTGCAGCCACTGTAGTTGGTATAATTCCAGGACTGAGGGTTCTGGTACCACCAGTTGAGCAAGCCTCAGGATTCCCGAAATCGCTTTTACTTGATTCCTCAGGAAATCCATTGAAAGCCTCATTAATACCTGTCAACAGTCCTATTATAACGCTCTACGAATATCCGCTTACTGGAGAACCTAATTTTCTCCTCAACTTAGGGGATAAAGATGGTAATCCTATTTCTATCTCACCAATAGATGTGGTCGTTCCTCAAACCGGGAAAACGTACAAGTTCCCTGGAGGAGTAGGCCCTCACAACTCTATCGTGTCTTACTCAGCCATTTGTCAGCATCTAGGTTGTACTCCTCCATACATTCACTTCTATCCACCTGGTAATGTATCACCTTCACAGTTAACTGCACCTGAGCCAGATACGCTGACTGCTCAAGCTCTACTTGCAGCAAAACAGGCTAATGTTCCAGCTTTAATTCATTGTGATTGTCATGGTTCCACTTACGATCCGTACAAAGGAGCAGCCGTACTGACAGGGCCAACGCAGAGACCTTTGCCCACTATCCTTTTGGAGTATGATAGCTCCACAGATTACCTTTATGCAACAGGCGCCTTAGGAGTTGCAACTTATCCTGAAGGCTCTGATGGCATTCCCTCGCAAGACCCAACTAAAGACCTGGACACCTCTCAGTAC is part of the Metallosphaera cuprina Ar-4 genome and harbors:
- the soxL2 gene encoding Rieske iron-sulfur protein SoxL2, whose amino-acid sequence is MPLKVRIGNNEVRVLRSSDLYFVQKLLKAMRNPKTKFNSREFTTKGEEYLFNYVSKNVGGVDEGRRNFLKGIVIGVAAATVVGIIPGLRVLVPPVEQASGFPKSLLLDSSGNPLKASLIPVNSPIITLYEYPLTGEPNFLLNLGDKDGNPISISPIDVVVPQTGKTYKFPGGVGPHNSIVSYSAICQHLGCTPPYIHFYPPGNVSPSQLTAPEPDTLTAQALLAAKQANVPALIHCDCHGSTYDPYKGAAVLTGPTQRPLPTILLEYDSSTDYLYATGALGVATYPEGSDGIPSQDPTKDLDTSQYGSSVGDKTQVQANTNPFS